gggacggccaggtcttggtagatttgcagtggtctaatACTCCTTCCATTGCAATATTATCGCATGCACAGTGCtctttgggatgtttaaagcttgggaaatctttttgtatccaaatccggctttaaacttcttcacaacagtatctcggacctgcctggtgtgttccttgttcttcacgatgctctctgcgcttttaacggacctctgagactatcacagtgcaggtgcatttatacggagacttgattacacacaggtggattgtatttatcatcattagtcatttaggtcaacattggatcattcagagatcctcactgaacttctggagagagtttgctgcactgaaagtaaagtggctgaataattttgcacgcccaaattttcagtttttgatttgttaaaaaagttagaaatatccaataaatgtcgttccacttcatgattgtgtcccacttgttgttgattcttcacaaaaaatacagttttatatctttatgtttgaagcctgaaatgtggcaaaaggtcgcaaagttcaagggggccgaatactttcgcaaggcactgtatcttatCCACAACTAGACAACTGAGATCCATCTCAATATGTTAAACACACATCTCAACTGGAATGAGAACAACAGAACATTACCATCACAACTAAAATAGTAAATTAGTAGTAAAGTATTTTGTACATTAAAGTGTTTCATAAGAACGAGAAGGCCACTGTAATGAATTAGTAGTGTGTGCACTCATTGTGGTGCTTATCTACGTCTTTCAAAGGAAGCCATGGCTGACCCTTAGGAGTGCTGTCAGAGAGTGCCAAGGCATGTTCTCAAAACGTCAATACTATACACTTCCTCCTTCAAAATTCAAGTCAAATACCACAAATGTGTTATTTCTTTAAACATTGTAAGATCTAAGAGTGAGAGGCAAAGGTTGACCTTCATGTTTGGAGAGCATGTTAATACAACTGCAATACTCCATCACAGATGAATTTCCTGGTCACTTACGGCGGCTCTAACCTTCCTGGTAATGACTACTGATTGGGTGACCAAAATTATTCTAAGGAGGGGACAGAGGCAGAGTTGTATAGTCGTAGAGCAGCACTAGAATTTGAGTTCGCTGGGCATGTCTGTGCCCTGTAGGCCTGCCAGCAGGTTGTTGGCGGACAGCTCTGCCATGATGCCACGTGTGGAGTAGATGGCGCTGCCAATGTGGGGTAAGACCActgcaggtggagagaggaggggaaatgtATTAGCAGGGACATGATCGCACTGCAGAGATTTGGTCGCAAAATAACTGGTTGATTTTAATGAGAAGATTTAAGAAAAAAAATATGATTGATTCATCTGGAAACATCACAACAGCGATCAGAGAGAAACCAATAGACGACACAGAGATGCCTCAGTAAACTGCCTTCCTCCCTCCCGTTTCTCTCATGATCCTATTAACTCACCACAGTTTttgagggtgaggagggggtggTCGGTGGGGAGTGGTTCTGGGGTTGTGACATCCAGCCCAGCGCAAGCTATCTGACCACTGGACAGAGCCTGATACAGATCCTCCTGATTCACTACTGCACCCCTATCACACACACAGCGGAAGTTAGCTCTATATTTATAGCTTTGAACTGTGTTCATTTCAAAACCCAGTCCGTGTGGTTGGTTTGGCACTGTGCTACGTGTTCCATGGAGTACCTGCTGGTGTTGATGAAGACAGCCGTGTTCTTCATCTTGCAGAAGAAATCCTTGTTACACAGCCCCTGGGTGTCTGGTGTGAGGGCGCAGGACACCACAACAAAATCACTCTCAGACACCAGCGTGTCCAAGGGCACTGcaacagagaggagggcagaagagagaggaagaaacaatCAAATAAACATCTCATCTGATTCTCACCCTCTCGGACTTTGCTGTTTCCCCAAGCCCTTCCAACCCTGCTCACCGTATTCTCCTTCCACTTCAGCAGCATATGATTTGTCTGTTCTTCCAGAGTACAGGAGCTTCTTCACTCCAAACGGTTTCAGCCTCCTGGCTATGGCCATACCTGAGGGAAAACAGCATTGACTCcagacaatcaatcaatcaatgaataaGCCCCTTTGTCCTGCCCTTTCAGCTACCATATGGATTGTATAGACCTCACTAAGGGCAGGAGTCACAGAATCCAGTAAGTCAATCCAGCAATCACCGTCACTCTACCTATGCGTCCCAGTCCAATAACCCCAACAGTGCTGCCTGACAGACCATAACCACACAACCACAGAGGTTTCCAGGTGCTCCAGcctccactgagagagagagagattttttaaAAAGTGAATTGAGGACACATCTGTTGTACTCATATTCATTTTAGATAGAAGTGTGGTTAGGCAACACATGGATAAAGTATCACTGTACAACATGTCAAGAGTGATCCTCTGGAGCTGGAGTCTAATTGAGGGAAGTGTATCCGTGTTTATTGGGTACTGACTTTATAACCTCCACCATGCCCTCTGGTAGCCGCCGAGCT
This DNA window, taken from Oncorhynchus gorbuscha isolate QuinsamMale2020 ecotype Even-year linkage group LG13, OgorEven_v1.0, whole genome shotgun sequence, encodes the following:
- the LOC123994055 gene encoding glyoxylate reductase/hydroxypyruvate reductase-like, whose protein sequence is MYTEQKIMKVFITRRIPQEGLKILSQAGVCKVLLWDSDEPVSRAELLKGVAGAHGLLCLLSDKIDTEVLDAAGPNLKVISTLSVGFDHMSMDEIKKRGVRVGYTPGVSTDATAELTVALLLATARRLPEGMVEVINGGWSTWKPLWLCGYGLSGSTVGVIGLGRIGMAIARRLKPFGVKKLLYSGRTDKSYAAEVEGEYVPLDTLVSESDFVVVSCALTPDTQGLCNKDFFCKMKNTAVFINTSRGAVVNQEDLYQALSSGQIACAGLDVTTPEPLPTDHPLLTLKNCVVLPHIGSAIYSTRGIMAELSANNLLAGLQGTDMPSELKF